A part of Eriocheir sinensis breed Jianghai 21 chromosome 51, ASM2467909v1, whole genome shotgun sequence genomic DNA contains:
- the LOC126982679 gene encoding BRISC and BRCA1-A complex member 2-like isoform X2: MQGAQRTLKTCTPTRSSPTASKDFRMQVPRETRVGVKHTSASTMLSRQVDYIKVNGVPSLLFCDMAEISCGSEALSVWNSKADNGGEVADTRVEGDAGNELLIKLPYAGADLTVHLLFYPHEPWMAPEMSFSDTLFSASITSKDLEEQVPSLSEWNILADDMLAQLVHQLLQLYRRYQLDRLEEDEILLIQYQSLLKALNIGEGDIEISVSSPEQPSSLLVRLPLSLQDVPLVLVDATSTTPTTLLQVDFPGRQGVFVPKLHLSRGVESLIGSASSLALPAVPPGICLMDYVERIMELLEDKVQKTIHSFEARKQFIAEVLCQFACAVVEYDAERFNNIVLMLEVKDFHFLVFLTLGPTFPQKVPQVVLQSLYHNNAQGPISKELTDLKHSPPWKPETMVKQIMEVILANISSFQMTSTRNSTSRRLV; encoded by the exons GTGCCGAGGGAGACAAGGGTCGGCGTGAAACACACGTCTGCCTCCACCATGTTGTCGCGGCAGGTGGACTACATCAAAGTGAACGGCGTGCCCA GTCTGTTGTTCTGTGACATGGCCGAGATCAGCTGTGGCTCCGAGGCCCTGAGTGTGTGGAACAGCAAGGCGGACAACGGTGGGGAGGTCGCGGACACCCGGGTGGAGGGCGATGCTGGCAATGAACTCCTGATCAAGCTGCCGTACGCCGGGGCTGACCTCACcgtccacctcctcttctacccACACGAGCCCTGGATGGCGCCAGAGATGAGCTTTAGCGACACCCTCTTCTCCGCATCAATCACCAGCAAAGACCTCGAGGAACAG GTTCCGTCCCTCAGCGAGTGGAACATCCTGGCAGACGACATGCTGGCCCAGTTGGTGCATCAGCTGCTACAACTCTATAGGAGGTACCAG CTGGACCGACTAGAGGAGGACGAGATCTTGCTTATCCAGTACCAGTCGCTGCTCAAGGCTCTCAACATTGGCGAGGGAGACATTGAG ATTTCCGTGAGCAGCCCTGAGCAGCCGTCCTCCCTGCTGGTGCGCCTTCCCCTCAGCCTCCAGGATGTGCCGCTGGTGTTAGTGGACGCCACCTCAACCACACCAACCACGCTGTTACAAGTGGACTTTCcgggg CGACAGGGTGTGTTTGTGCCCAAGCTTCACCTTTCCCGTGGCGTTGAGTCGCTCATCGGCAGCGCGTCGTCCCTGGCCCTCCCTGCCGTGCCTCCGGGGATCTGCCTGATGGACTACGTGGAGCGCATCATGGAGCTGCTGGAGGACAAGGTGCAGAAGACCATCCACTCCTTTGAGGCGCGGAAGCAGTTCATCGCGGAG GTGTTGTGTCAGTTTGCGTGCGCCGTGGTGGAGTATGATGCTGAGCGGTTCAACAACATCGTGCTTATGCTGGAGGTGAAAGACTTCCACTTCCTGGTCTTCCTCACCCTGGGGCCAACCTTTCCTCAG AAGGTGCCACAGGTGGTGCTTCAGTCCCTATACCACAACAATGCACAGGGTCCAATCTCCAAGGAGCTGACGGACCTCAAGCACAGCCCACCGTGGAAGCCGGAGACCATGGTGAAGCAGATCATGGAGGTCATCCTGGCCAACATCTCCTCCTTCCAGATGACCTCCACGCGAAACTCAACCTCTCGGCGACTCGTGTGA
- the LOC126982679 gene encoding BRISC and BRCA1-A complex member 2-like isoform X3 produces the protein MVSWPNTGAVPRETRVGVKHTSASTMLSRQVDYIKVNGVPSLLFCDMAEISCGSEALSVWNSKADNGGEVADTRVEGDAGNELLIKLPYAGADLTVHLLFYPHEPWMAPEMSFSDTLFSASITSKDLEEQVPSLSEWNILADDMLAQLVHQLLQLYRRYQLDRLEEDEILLIQYQSLLKALNIGEGDIEISVSSPEQPSSLLVRLPLSLQDVPLVLVDATSTTPTTLLQVDFPGRQGVFVPKLHLSRGVESLIGSASSLALPAVPPGICLMDYVERIMELLEDKVQKTIHSFEARKQFIAEVLCQFACAVVEYDAERFNNIVLMLEVKDFHFLVFLTLGPTFPQKVPQVVLQSLYHNNAQGPISKELTDLKHSPPWKPETMVKQIMEVILANISSFQMTSTRNSTSRRLV, from the exons ATGGTGTCTTGGCCCAACACCGGCGCC GTGCCGAGGGAGACAAGGGTCGGCGTGAAACACACGTCTGCCTCCACCATGTTGTCGCGGCAGGTGGACTACATCAAAGTGAACGGCGTGCCCA GTCTGTTGTTCTGTGACATGGCCGAGATCAGCTGTGGCTCCGAGGCCCTGAGTGTGTGGAACAGCAAGGCGGACAACGGTGGGGAGGTCGCGGACACCCGGGTGGAGGGCGATGCTGGCAATGAACTCCTGATCAAGCTGCCGTACGCCGGGGCTGACCTCACcgtccacctcctcttctacccACACGAGCCCTGGATGGCGCCAGAGATGAGCTTTAGCGACACCCTCTTCTCCGCATCAATCACCAGCAAAGACCTCGAGGAACAG GTTCCGTCCCTCAGCGAGTGGAACATCCTGGCAGACGACATGCTGGCCCAGTTGGTGCATCAGCTGCTACAACTCTATAGGAGGTACCAG CTGGACCGACTAGAGGAGGACGAGATCTTGCTTATCCAGTACCAGTCGCTGCTCAAGGCTCTCAACATTGGCGAGGGAGACATTGAG ATTTCCGTGAGCAGCCCTGAGCAGCCGTCCTCCCTGCTGGTGCGCCTTCCCCTCAGCCTCCAGGATGTGCCGCTGGTGTTAGTGGACGCCACCTCAACCACACCAACCACGCTGTTACAAGTGGACTTTCcgggg CGACAGGGTGTGTTTGTGCCCAAGCTTCACCTTTCCCGTGGCGTTGAGTCGCTCATCGGCAGCGCGTCGTCCCTGGCCCTCCCTGCCGTGCCTCCGGGGATCTGCCTGATGGACTACGTGGAGCGCATCATGGAGCTGCTGGAGGACAAGGTGCAGAAGACCATCCACTCCTTTGAGGCGCGGAAGCAGTTCATCGCGGAG GTGTTGTGTCAGTTTGCGTGCGCCGTGGTGGAGTATGATGCTGAGCGGTTCAACAACATCGTGCTTATGCTGGAGGTGAAAGACTTCCACTTCCTGGTCTTCCTCACCCTGGGGCCAACCTTTCCTCAG AAGGTGCCACAGGTGGTGCTTCAGTCCCTATACCACAACAATGCACAGGGTCCAATCTCCAAGGAGCTGACGGACCTCAAGCACAGCCCACCGTGGAAGCCGGAGACCATGGTGAAGCAGATCATGGAGGTCATCCTGGCCAACATCTCCTCCTTCCAGATGACCTCCACGCGAAACTCAACCTCTCGGCGACTCGTGTGA
- the LOC126982679 gene encoding BRISC and BRCA1-A complex member 2-like isoform X4, with amino-acid sequence MLSRQVDYIKVNGVPSLLFCDMAEISCGSEALSVWNSKADNGGEVADTRVEGDAGNELLIKLPYAGADLTVHLLFYPHEPWMAPEMSFSDTLFSASITSKDLEEQVPSLSEWNILADDMLAQLVHQLLQLYRRYQLDRLEEDEILLIQYQSLLKALNIGEGDIEISVSSPEQPSSLLVRLPLSLQDVPLVLVDATSTTPTTLLQVDFPGRQGVFVPKLHLSRGVESLIGSASSLALPAVPPGICLMDYVERIMELLEDKVQKTIHSFEARKQFIAEVLCQFACAVVEYDAERFNNIVLMLEVKDFHFLVFLTLGPTFPQKVPQVVLQSLYHNNAQGPISKELTDLKHSPPWKPETMVKQIMEVILANISSFQMTSTRNSTSRRLV; translated from the exons ATGTTGTCGCGGCAGGTGGACTACATCAAAGTGAACGGCGTGCCCA GTCTGTTGTTCTGTGACATGGCCGAGATCAGCTGTGGCTCCGAGGCCCTGAGTGTGTGGAACAGCAAGGCGGACAACGGTGGGGAGGTCGCGGACACCCGGGTGGAGGGCGATGCTGGCAATGAACTCCTGATCAAGCTGCCGTACGCCGGGGCTGACCTCACcgtccacctcctcttctacccACACGAGCCCTGGATGGCGCCAGAGATGAGCTTTAGCGACACCCTCTTCTCCGCATCAATCACCAGCAAAGACCTCGAGGAACAG GTTCCGTCCCTCAGCGAGTGGAACATCCTGGCAGACGACATGCTGGCCCAGTTGGTGCATCAGCTGCTACAACTCTATAGGAGGTACCAG CTGGACCGACTAGAGGAGGACGAGATCTTGCTTATCCAGTACCAGTCGCTGCTCAAGGCTCTCAACATTGGCGAGGGAGACATTGAG ATTTCCGTGAGCAGCCCTGAGCAGCCGTCCTCCCTGCTGGTGCGCCTTCCCCTCAGCCTCCAGGATGTGCCGCTGGTGTTAGTGGACGCCACCTCAACCACACCAACCACGCTGTTACAAGTGGACTTTCcgggg CGACAGGGTGTGTTTGTGCCCAAGCTTCACCTTTCCCGTGGCGTTGAGTCGCTCATCGGCAGCGCGTCGTCCCTGGCCCTCCCTGCCGTGCCTCCGGGGATCTGCCTGATGGACTACGTGGAGCGCATCATGGAGCTGCTGGAGGACAAGGTGCAGAAGACCATCCACTCCTTTGAGGCGCGGAAGCAGTTCATCGCGGAG GTGTTGTGTCAGTTTGCGTGCGCCGTGGTGGAGTATGATGCTGAGCGGTTCAACAACATCGTGCTTATGCTGGAGGTGAAAGACTTCCACTTCCTGGTCTTCCTCACCCTGGGGCCAACCTTTCCTCAG AAGGTGCCACAGGTGGTGCTTCAGTCCCTATACCACAACAATGCACAGGGTCCAATCTCCAAGGAGCTGACGGACCTCAAGCACAGCCCACCGTGGAAGCCGGAGACCATGGTGAAGCAGATCATGGAGGTCATCCTGGCCAACATCTCCTCCTTCCAGATGACCTCCACGCGAAACTCAACCTCTCGGCGACTCGTGTGA